The Neurospora crassa OR74A linkage group I, whole genome shotgun sequence genome segment aaaaacaaagccAAAAAAGCTGGGGGGGCAAGTCTATTGTCAAGTTGAGTCAATTGACCCATAAAGTCTGAATAAAGGGTACCCGACCAAGTCTCTCAGACAAACGCTTATGTAGGTAACAATAAGAGAATTGGATGTTCAATAGCCGTAACAACAAGACAATAGGATGAAAGTGTTTCAATGTGTACAATCCGAGGACTCTATAGTCTGTAAAGTAACCCAACTCTATATTTCAATCCGAGACGGCGTGCATTTACAACGAACATTGCCTATGAACTTCCATTCTACCCAATTCAAATTGGGAATAAAGAATCGTTGCACTCAGCCACGTGATTTACCTAGATCGATGACCATCTGCCGCCAAGGTGAGCTCCAAAGAGGAGAACCTGGGCAGATTCTGAGACCACTATTGGTGGACGGCTACAATAACAGCGAGAAGATGGCCCCAGCTTCCCCGCTTGATAGCACGAACCTGGATTGTGCTATTTTACCCACAATTtgactgttgttgttgttgttgtttcgtTTGTGTTTGCCCGTTTGGGTCAGTCTTTGCCGCTATTCCCACAAACTTGACTGATATTGTCAACCTAAGAGTCTTCATCATAATCCAGAAAGACAATTGTTTGCCTCAAACTAACTAGAGAAACTTGATAGATTCAGTAATCCACAGCAAAAGTACACAAATACAGATAAGCGACAACATCGTTCAAACCCCCAACACCACACAGACAAGCCAACGCCAGCGCTATGCATATAGCAACCCAAAACTAACCCGACCATCAGATAATCCCACCATAACCCATCATAATCCCCAATATAGCCATATCATcaaacaccatcatcatcatcatgatcactcctcatcctcatcatcatacCTCCCCAAAATCGCCCTACTCGCATCACTCCCTCTCCTATCGTCCGCCAGTCCATCCGCCCCATTTCCGTTGAGCCCATTCTGTCCGTTCATCTTGAACCCCTCAATAATCTCTGCCAACGCCTCTCCCTCcgtcctccccctctccacATTGATAAACCAAATAAACAGCGCCGGCGTGCCCACAATCGCAGCCAAGAACCAAAACGCCGGCCTGATCTCCCCGCTCGCATCGATAATCGCCCCCACAATCGCCGGTCCAAACACGCTCGACCCTTTATCGGTGATAGCATAAAGAGCATAGAAAGCGGCCTCGGATCCGGGCGGGATGAGTTCTCCGTACAAAGAGCGGCAATAGCCTGACAAGCCGCCGAGGACAAACCCGTAGATGGCGGCGAGGGGGTACATCTCCCATGGCTGCTGCAAGCCACCGACGCCCCATGCTTGGACAAAGGGGAGATAGCCCATAAGCCCGTAGAGAGGGATGAGCTCAAAGAGGGCGATGCATGCCAAGATGGTTTGATGGGCTTTGAGGCGGAATTTTCGGGAGATGAAGGACCACGAGAATGCGCCCAAGATGCCCGAGGCGGTGGAAATGACGTTGATCATGCCCAGAGCCCAGGGTTCCATGTGGAGTTGGGTTTTGGCAAAGAGAATGGCGGTCGACGAGGTCGTAGCAATGGCATCCGAAAGCAAGAACCAGCCAGCTAGGAAGAGAACAATGTCCACGAGGCGCCGGGCGAGATGGATGGTGCGGAACAGGGACTTCCAGGCGTAGATGGTGTAGTGGAACAAGGCGCGAATGCCTCCGGTGTTGGATTTGGTGGGTAGGGGAGGTCCCGGACGTGGTCGTAACCACATGGCGGCTGGAATGGTGAAGATGGCCCACCATGCACCGATAACGCAAAGTACAATCCGCTGCGACCAAGTGGTGTTCTTCAGTGTGATCAGAATGGCGATGGCCACGCACTGCAGGAACAAGCCGGCAATGTAGCCGATGCCAATGCCCTTGGCTGAGATCTGCGTGGACAGTTCCAGTTCGCGAGACGTCAACTCCTCGGTCGTCTGAACTCGGGAAAGCGGTTCGCCCTCCTCGTATCTTCGGCTTCCAAGCAAGGCAGTCGTCGAGTTGCGCGTGCTATCCTCCTGGTactcatcgtcctcatcatcgcccTCTTCGGTAGTCGCATACCCTGGCGAGCCATAGTCGCCAACCTGATCGATCTCGGGGTGATGCCTGACCAAAAGCGGCAAGAACGAGTTCAGCAGCACAAAGGAGGCGCCGAACGAGGTATTCGAGATGATGGCCAGCAGAGCACCAATGAGATAAGTGCTCTTGCTAATGAAGATGTAGGCCATCACACACGCGCTGCCAATCCATGCGAAGGCAAGTAGCAGCTTCTTTCGAAAGTTGCCATGGTCCGCGGCGCAACTGATGCTGACGACCAACAAGGCTTGCAGCAGGACGCTGACGCTGAACGTGTACATGGCGAAGCTGGCCGTGTTGATTTCCATGCCCAGTACGTAGACGACACATTGTCCTTCGGCAGAGGTGGTATGCTTGTCGGAGCTGGAACCGCAGGGTTTCGATCGGTCGGAGAGGAGGACGCCATTTTCGCGAGCTAGACTTTCGAGGAGAATTGGGATGAAGGAACCTGTTTTGGGGTGCGTGTAAGTCATGCAGTTCGGGCGATTGTTGTCGGCTCAGTCAATAGGTGCATCAACATACCGATACCTGTCAAAACATGTTGTCGGTCAGCTTTGAAGAGTCAGACGAAAAGATGGaattgatgatgataataCTGACCGCAAATAACATAGACCTCAGCAGCAAAGGCATAGGCATACCATCCCGCGAGTTCCTTTTGGCTGGTGGGGCGAGTGTCGTCACCGGGGTATCGTGGGGGAGGCaggccgctgctgctgtcgccGTCAGTGTCGTCGCCGTATGGGTAGGAATCGCTGTTGTCGCCGGCGTTGGCAGGACTCATCCTGCCggacatggtggtggtgatccAGTCGGCAAACGAGAGAGTGTCGGATCGCTCGTCGTCGGCTTCGAAGCACGACGAAGTGTACGAGTAGAAGGATCGCTTGGAGGCCTTGGACGCGTAGGATGCGTAGGATGAACGGGAAAAGAGTCGCGGAGCTGGTGGCGGTCGGAGAGATTCGTCCTCCCACTGGATGTCAGGTCCATTGTAGACGTGGTTcacgttgttgttgtgccGTGGTGTCATTGCGCTGTACTTTAGTTGTACGCTAGGGCCCGTTGCAGGGCATTGATAGGCGTACAGTGGGTACCATTTAAAAACGCACAACCCCGAAATTTTGGCCATTTTTTCCCCAACCCTGGGAATGACCACCTGGCTTCTAAAGTCTCTGGCAACCAcaattcttaataaaaatgGCCAAAACTCGTTAGAGGGGTACTTTAGAAAGCGGGGAATCTTCTgatctatttttaatatttagtataccATCCCTTGGCCTCCCTCACCGCCCGGACTCTAGCAGGCATACTATTAATGAGGCGATTTACAACATCGATTTTAAAGTCCAACCAAACTATAGTAGCCACCTCCTATAGTAAATCCAATGACTTCTCGTTCTTTAGCATCGTCGAAAGTTCTGGGCATCTTTCAATAATCCTTTCTTTTAGTAAAGACCATAGATTCTCAATCGGATTAAGATCGGGTAAGTAAGGTAGCCATAACAAAACCTTAAACCCCATCTCCGCTAACCACTCCTTTAACAACTtcgaagtataaataggggtattattttatataaaggtaatataaAGCTCTATTAACCCTAGAAGCTCTTCCTCcaaaatttacttataaattcggGCAATTATACCTCCTTTTTTAGTATCGGGGTCTCCGTAGTAGATAATGAAATCACTCTTCACCCTATAACGAATTATaccctaaaatatttaagattAGCGAAATAACTTATACTTCGGTTGAACGAAGGAAGgatctataattaataagcttTAAATGGAAAAAAATAGTTAACTTTTGGgcgaaatatttaaaaataaaaataaagaattatatttaccctTAGGACGAAAAACCTATTTTCGctatcctccacctcctttcTCAATTATAAACTCATCCGTAAAAAGAACCGTCCTCCAAAAGGATAAGGGACGATCCTCATACTCTAAAGACCAAGCATATCTTAATGCAGcatatttattagaaaaatATAGCCTTGTAGTTGCAAGATGGTGACTaatcttccacttcttgagGTTGTTCGTGAGGCAGCCCCTCTTAACGTAAGGGCATGCTTTTTTTCGCAAACTCTCGATTTGAATGAAGGGCTCTTTAGCAATAACAACTAGAATCCGTCTTTTATCGTACTCATTTAGGAGTAGTAGTCGTCCACAGCCAGGTTTAGAGATACCATAGTCTTAAGCAGTAAAACGGCGAACTACGCCTCGGACGTAGGAGATAGACACTCCCTTGTATTTAGCTACATCCTTAGCGGAGGTTCCTGCAGAGTAGCTAGTATAAATCCGATTCCTCTTCCGGGGAGTAGAGTACTTGAATTTTGCCTTTTTAATAGGGCTGGAGGTAATGGGGGCCATTTAAACAAAGAGGGTGGTTTTTGGTGTTTTAGTCAAAGTCGAAAAAAAGGCGGGGTTGTGCGTTTTTAAATGGTACCCACTGTAGCACTCTCGTCACCTTCAGTGAGGTGCGTGGACCACCCTGGGGCTGTGAGCAAATCAAGGGCCTTGCTTCGCCCGAGTCCGGCAGGCGGTGTGGATCCCCCCCGCTAAGGTATGTATCGTACAGGGCAGGTACAACTGCAGGTACCGCTGTCTGCCTTGCCAGTCCCAGCAACCCAAACACAGCAAAAACAACCCTCCGTCCAGGAACTTGAATTGGAAATGCACGATTCGCTTTTTTGTACCTCTGAATCTTCCAGGTCGAACCTCGCAAAATCAGGTCCAGCTTCCTTTTCGTTTGCTGACCAGTCGAGAGTCGCAAGGTCGGACACTCAATAGCGAACACCAGAGTCGGCGCGTTGGTGGCTGAATGAGGAAAGCGGGGGCGCTTAAAGTCCGAGTTGTCGTAAGGTATTCAATCGGAAACAGGTGTCTCGGAGGACAATGGACTCATGGAGATGATAACGGATGGCGGTAGGTCGAAGTGGTGGTCGAATGAGCTGCGATAAGTTGAGTACCACCTATagtataagtagaataactTTTGGAAAATGTTCAACAGGCGAAAGAAGAGCAGATAATGGTATTATAGGAATTGTATCAAAAGTCAAGGATAGCAGCTGAGTCTTGCTTTCCTGCTTCGATCAAAGCACTTCGGTCCGTTGGAGGAGCCCTTTCAGACTTTCAGGGCGCAAAGGGCGCAAAGGGCGGCTCGGTGACTGATCACCCTGACTTAGTTCACATTCCCAGTCTTCTCAAACAAGAAAATCGCGAGAAGGGACCAAGACCCATACTATTCAAGACATTATAGCTTGAAATAGTacaagaagaggagtggCACCGCCAGGTTTTTAAAGAGTTGAgaggggagaaagaagaaccCTTCAAGTCCGCATGAGCAGATCGACTCTTGGCATTAAGGGTCaacttcccctccttcagttgtagtgtacatagctTACAGACAggaccctacctacctttgaCCACCCAAGTCGGTGATGCCCAAATACCAAAGCACAGACTGAAGTGTGATGAAGCTGCAAACTGACGGCATTCCGAACCCCCAAAAAAGCAGGGTCCAAGGCACCGAAGAGGAGTGGCTAAAAAAAAGTTGGTCTCCTTTTTCTTGGTTTTGGGGTCCTGGAGCTGGAAAGCAGTGCAGTGCATGAACGGGAAgtggggatgggatggatgggatggccTCCACCCACTGAGTGAATGGCTCGGAGACCGGCATCATCCCTAGGAGGTTTGTTTTCGCCGTAGGGCTGCTGATCAGTTACCGGATGAGAGGGGGGGGTTGCTATGCAGACAAGCTCATTCCCAAATGTTTGCTCTGTGCGTGCGTGACTGGAACGCAACGCTTTCCAAGGACGAATGGAATTTTGTAACTGGTGTTATCGCTACCGTCGGTACCGTCCTCTCTGCTTTTGCGGGCCGGCGCggttggggaggaggtcCGTCCGGTCTCGGTGTTCCGGCCTTCGGTGTgaaagggtaggtaggtagtgaagGTGCCGTCGGTACCAGATTTGCTTCAAAGAGTGTGACGAAGGACAAGACATTTTCTACTTATGGAATGAAGTGAAGATGTTGAAAAAGACACCATTGCCAGCTCTTGGCTGACGGCAGACCACCTAACTACAACCTACATAACAATCATAAAACATCTCTGTTAATGCTCCCGCATGTCGGTTGTTTGGAGCGTCACATTGAATCCTGTTTAGTTGCAAATCTGGGTGTTAGTCACCGCCaagacatccatccatccatcccaacTCCCAAATTCAAGAAGTGTGATGAATATTAGGGGACAGCAGCTTACTGTCAAAATCCCCAAACCACAAAATCTATCCAAAAGCTGTccccaagaaggccaaacGAAGACAAAAAATGGGTATTTGGTATAACAAAAACTGgccttcctccccctccttctcagcTCTCCAATTCAAAACGCGCACATTCACTTCAGCTCAGCTCAGCTCAGCTCAGCCCCAGTCCCCCGCATGCCGAGCGCCGAGCCAAATCTCCACCCCATCCTGTCGGGCATCTCTCCCTCACTCAATGACCCGGACCGTCCCCAACATGCGAAACCTCAGTCTCATGCCCCTTTGGCTTTCCAAAAATCTTCCACTTCAACTTATCCGCCAAACTGTGCTGTCTTTCGTGGGtaccatgatgatgatgatggtgatcaCCACTAACACCAGGTATACCACCCCCCGTCCCCCTGTCCACCACCGCGGCAGGAGCCTTGTGACTACTACCGTTACCAGTACCAGCCGGAGAGACGTGACGCTCGTTACCGGCGCCGCCCCGACCGGTGTGGTAGTTCTCCGTCTCTTGGGAGTGGCGGATGGCGGCGTCGGGAATGATGTCCTTGTCGGCGCGACGGTGGGGGGTGACGCCTGCGTCGCCTATGTTTGCTGCgcctgtttttgttttttcaaAGGTATGTTAATGATAAGTACTGAAAAGataatggtgatggtgatggtgaaaTTGCGCtaggctggctggctgggctgggctgggggAAGTTGGGGGAATGGGATAGGGAACAAAAACAGCGCTAGCGGGTTTCGGTGATTGGTCTTATCGCTGCTCTCTCTGAAAGGAGATCTTGGCAAACGTGGGACAAGAACTCGCTTCCTTCAATCTTTCACATGGATCCCCTTGACGCTTTCGAGCTTTCGCGAGCGCGCTGGGTTCAGTGGGCTGGTCTAGCTGGGCTTGGCTGGTGATAAGGGAATTGTATGTAGGTTGAGATAAGCGGTTGAATGGGTGATTGACATCACACCACCCGGTCGCTTTCAGGTTCCCATCTCTTTGTCTTTTCGTCGTTGTCGCGAAGGGGGTTGGtgataggtagaggtatggagGGAAGGCAGAAGTGGAATGGAATGCCTTACCTCCGCGACCGGTGCTGAACGCTCCATCTCCGTGGCTGCCTTCAGAGCCTGCTCTAACGACTTCTCCGTCAACGTACTTGGTGTCGTCGGGGTTGATGTTGCCGGCGCCGCCACGGCCGTGGGATACTTCGGGTCCTGCCATTGTGGTTTTGATGTCTGTCGTCGGTGCTCGCAAATGTGGAAAGCGAAAAGTCCGTCGTAGAATGTTCAATTTCTGTATGATTTGTCGATCTTTCGAGGTAGTTATTGACGGGAAGTGCGGGAACGTGATATCAATCGAGTCGGACGATGCCGTCTTTATAAAACATTGAACATTTTGCGCTGATCATCCGAGTCCGTTCACGGCTCACGCAGCCACACGAACGCACCCCGCGCAGCCAACCACATGCATTCACGTCTGAGAAGATGTTCTCGAAAGGGGCTTCTCTGCGTGGTGATTAGCTAGGATACCTCGAGGATACTTATCAGTGGTCAATTCTAGATCGCCCGAATCTGCACTATACACTACATCATCGATCCCAAAATGGTGTTCCCTAACCGATATCTCCCTTGTGATGGGCGGCACACCCGGATTCCCTGCAATTCCCTGCCAAGATGTCGAAACCGAACAGTGGCAACCACTCAGCATCGCCCGTCGCAACGCGGAACACCAAACACCATTACGTTTTATCTCTAGACCCCGAATCTttctggtgatggtggattGGGGCCCGTCTGGATTTCCTCCAGTACACAAGTGAACGTGTGTTGCTGAAGACAGAGATGCAAAAGTTGCATGGAGGCTGTGAGAGCTGAATTGAGCAATGCAGGTGCACCCCACGTTGCTTGGAAGGACTCGTCTTTTCGATGTAGACGGGAGGTAAGGTACTTTAGCATTTGACATCACCCGGTACTTCGTTCTTTCCTAACATTCATGCTTTCAATTCACATCTATGGTGATGAGTCTGGTCGGATTAGGAAAGGTACCCCATTGATAGCAGCCCTCCCGCAGTCGGTACAGGACGATTCGACCCTTCCGATTTCGCTTGCTGCGGTTCAGCTGGAGGTCACTGATAAGATAAGAGCTTCTCCAAGTCTCCGCTGTCTGTGTCTGCCGCCTCATTATTCGCAGCTTTGAAAGATGCAACCACACGCCTCGATCGTCAACATGTCGATTTCTCTTCCATTGGACCTATCCTATCATGCACCACTACAACGAATGCTACGTTTTCAACCAATCTAAATCGATTTGCCTCGTTACAGAAGCACTATGGAGACGATGACGAAGCAAAAGGATTGGCTCTTGCCGTACAGAGGGCGACACTCAAGGTCTCCTCCCTTATCACCATGATACCTAATCGTACTTAGGTATTCAGCTGTGCCTTGGTTCGATTCTTCTAAAGCTGAACGGGCTGACGCTGGCCCTTCATGTTGGGTATCAAGGATCATTCCAGGCAGCCAATCAACTAGGGTTCGTCAAGGCTGACTACCTACTTTCCCCTCATTTCAACCCGCGGGTTCGATTCCAACGTCctgacaacctcaacaactGTCCCTGAACACCTCAGCTATCCCATCAACAGATTCAACAAAAGGCCACTCTTCTCTTTGGAGAGTACGGCTCTTGCTGCTAGACGGGAGCAGCGCAACAGAAGCCGACGATCGACCGCTGGCCATCCCCGCATATCACTACAAAACTGAGCTTGAGACTGCGTACCATGTCAACCAGATTGTGCGCCGTGTGCAATGGCAATTTCACCGGGCTGCTTGTTATCAACAGGCGCATACCTCATCATCAGTCCGTTGCCGGTTTCAGGCGATCCGCTGAGGAAGGATGCTATATTTGCCGTTCTGTTTCCGTCAAGCTTCAAGACATGGTCTCCGATGGTGAGGAtaaggatgaggatgaggatgaggatgatgatcaTGATTATTACACCGAGTTCACGTGGTATTTACCTATGCCTACGGCTGAAAGACGTTCAGTCTATGGTCCCTACACAGAGCATGGGCATCTCTCCATCCGGTTCATGAAGTCGCATCTGATCATCTTGTTCAGGCTCATAAGTACAGCAAGTAAGTCTAGGCCGCATTCTGACAAAACGAACCAAAACCAGGGTGAGGAGACCGTGCAAGTAATAACACTTCACTAATATAGGTCCGGATGCGCCGATCCGTTCTGTTGATCCTGGTGCCAGTCTTACTGATCAAGCAGTCATGGAAACTGCAAGATCCTGGCTTAAAAAATGTCGCCAAAACCACGAATTATGTGGACCAGTTGATCCTGCCTTTAACCCTACAAGGCTCATCTACATTCACGACGAGTCCTCGGTACAGCTCATTGAAACCAAGAAAGAGGTAAAGAGTCATGCTTATGTCGCTTTCTCACACTGCTGGGGGAAATCCGAGGCTCTCAAACTACTTCAAGACGACCTAGACAAAGGGACGAGAGGCAACATCGAAGAACTACGTTCACTCATTCAAGTTCAAAGTTTACCGACCAGTTATCGGGAGGCAATCTCTGTCAGCCTAGCACTTGGATTTCGACACATTTGGATTGATTCACTGTGCATCATACAGAATAGCCGCGATGATTGGGCCAAAGAGTCCGCCATGATGCAGGACGTGTATGCCAACAGTTCTCTCAATCTTTGCGCTTCAGCTGCGGCAGATTCTTCCAAGGCGAGCTTCCAGCGCAGAGATCTAGGTGTATATGTGCCATTGAAAATTGAACCCCGATGGACTGGTATCCTCGATGGCGATCACAAGAAAGGCAAGCCTGGTCCACTTCCATCATACCTCCATCGGATCAAACCAAAACTTGTGATTTATGGCATGCACGAGATGGAGATAAACAACTCACCTCTCAATCTACGCGCTTGGGTTGTGCAGGAACGCATTCTATCAAGACGTCATCTCTTCATGACCAATCACCAGCTCTGGTGGGAATGCCGCGATACCCTTGCTAGCGAAGCGTTTCCAGCAGGGAACCCCGAGAGTTTCAATGAAGAACACGAAGAAGACAGGGTTCAATACTATGCGTTAAACCCTCCTGGACAGCACTCTCCCCATCACGGAGCGGTACTGGATGGTTCTCTGGTAGGCCAAACGGACCGTACTAGAGGCAGGCCTGCCCGGCATCCACCGTATAAACAACTGTCAGAGGATAAAATGACCTATCTATGGAACTGTCTCGTCAGGCATTACTCCTGGTGTGATTTGACCTATCCTCATGATAAGTTACCCGCGTTGTCAGGGCTTGCACAGATGTTCAGCGTCATACGAGGCCCAGGCTTCTCTCTTGACGGCTTCTCTCTTGACGGAAACTCTTATCTTGCCGGCATTTGGCGACCTGAATTACGAAGAGGATTATGTTGGAAATCATGCTCTAGGGGGCAATTTCGCTCGCACCGGCCTGATCCCTACCGTGCCCCTTCCTGGTCTTGGGCGTCGGTAGAGGGCCCAGTCACGGCGGCAGTCTCATGGGCAAGACCTTTTTTCTGCGTAGTGGATGCCAAGGTACTTCACGAGGACGAACGGTATAAGGCTGGTACGGTAAAGGGCGGCATTTTGCACCTGAGGTCCCGTCTACTTGGACCTCTCAGCATCAGGGACGGAAAGTCATCATATTCAGGCCTAACAATAAGTCCCTCCCAACAGGTAGATAGCTGTGTCAGGGAGGCCATTGACGCTGCGGAATGGGAAATATCTTGGGATGAAGGTTATGTGAATCTCAAAAAGTATTGCATCAGCTACCTTGATAAGCTTCCACATACTGTGCATCAGGACGGAATCGTCAAGGGTACAGACGCAGTGCGGAAGATGGTCTGGCTCGAGGATCTGGCCGAAGAACCGCGCATTCGGCTTTTTATGGTCTTCATTACTAGATGTACAGACCGCTATAGCCATCGTGTCCGATCTACTGGAATTAACGAATACGTTAACGGCTTAATGCTTTGTCAAGTCGTCAACACCTCCGGACTCGAAGGCGTCGATGAAGGTGTGGTTTTTCAGCGTGTAGGGTACTTTACAAAGCGGGGGACGATTCACCGCGAGGTGCTAGATCTCATTCCGGAGAGAACTATCGCCATTATATAAGCACAGATAGGCAGAATTAGACAGGTTTCTTCATAGGTCGATGGATATCTTGTAGCATCAATTCATCTGCCTCTTTTCCTTGCTCGAAAGATGCCTTGTATCATTGGCGGAGTAGGAACGGTTTCAGAGACTCGTTCAGTCGGCTCGCGCTCGCCTCACCATCGCAACAGAGGGCATCTGTCCACAATGCTTGACGGCACTCGATTTTGAACTAACGTCAGCAAGTCTCCAAGTCACCACTAGCCAAGGACATGTGTCCTCAATTTTCTCTACGCAAGGAATACAAGAAGCTTTTATCACACAGTGTCTGCCCAGtccatgtcatgtcatgcTGCAACAACCAGGCGAATTCTAGTCGACACCTCATTCCCTCCTTGACCACCGCAAATCCAACCTGCACTCTATCAAACATCTCCAGAACACACCAACGATAAACACCCCTTTCAGAAATCTCAGCAACCAGCAATTACCGGAAACCTGACAAAAAACGCAAAGTGACCAACATAAAGCCTACTACCAGTGAAAAAATTCCGCATGTCTGGTCATATCCAATCCATGGCGCTACATAACCCCACGACCGCCAAAGATTATTCAACacgaaagaaaataaaggcGCGATGACCGAGTGGCCTAAGGTGTTTGACTCGAACTAGCGTCGAGGTCCTATCAAATCTCTTCGGAGGCGCAGGTTCAAATCCTGCTCGCGTCGTTTGAaattctcttttttttgcaGCTTTTGACGATGTTGTTTTGGGGGTGTTTGGTTACTGGTGAGTGGTGGGTGGTTTGGTGTTTTGTGGGTTTTGTTTTTGATGGGATTAGGACGGAGTGAGGTGTGGAATGCACCGAATGTTGGCAGCCACGACACTTGGCGATTTGTGATCGGTTTACGAGGGAAGGAACGAGCGAGTGGCAGGGTGTGTAAGTGTGGTGGAAATATGGGCTTGATGGAAGGTACAGACAGGCCTGGACTTGATTTGTGGTGTGCTGGGCAACTGCTAATCTATTGATCCGGGTCATTGCAAGAAGGTACATCGCGCTGGCGGTTTGGAGAGCAGTTAAAGGCGGTCTTTTTACCATTATGCCGAAGGAGACATCAAGATCATGCACTGGGAATCAATGTTAGGTAAATCTGTCTGATCATGGGTATCACAAAGCCGTTGACCACCACTTCGATTCCTACCTACTCTCCATACTCATCCCAGTCCCCCCCCTGTCGCGCCCACAACACCTCTACCTCACGTTGCCAACCCATCAAGCCTGACCACGACGAACAGCATAGTTCGTCTCGCTAACCACCCCAtcactcctcttcttcaagtcTCTCACCTCACCCGCATCCAACTGCCCACCAAATTCGACTCCATCACTCCTTCCCAGAACCTTCACGCTCGCCGTGCCGCCATCCGCCGGATCAAACCACACTGCTACTTTGATAGGAGCGTTCTGATCGACAGG includes the following:
- a CDS encoding major facilitator superfamily transporter MFS1 encodes the protein MAKISGLCVFKWYPLYAYQCPATGPSVQLKYSAMTPRHNNNVNHVYNGPDIQWEDESLRPPPAPRLFSRSSYASYASKASKRSFYSYTSSCFEADDERSDTLSFADWITTTMSGRMSPANAGDNSDSYPYGDDTDGDSSSGLPPPRYPGDDTRPTSQKELAGWYAYAFAAEVYVICGIGSFIPILLESLARENGVLLSDRSKPCGSSSDKHTTSAEGQCVVYVLGMEINTASFAMYTFSVSVLLQALLVVSISCAADHGNFRKKLLLAFAWIGSACVMAYIFISKSTYLIGALLAIISNTSFGASFVLLNSFLPLLVRHHPEIDQVGDYGSPGYATTEEGDDEDDEYQEDSTRNSTTALLGSRRYEEGEPLSRVQTTEELTSRELELSTQISAKGIGIGYIAGLFLQCVAIAILITLKNTTWSQRIVLCVIGAWWAIFTIPAAMWLRPRPGPPLPTKSNTGGIRALFHYTIYAWKSLFRTIHLARRLVDIVLFLAGWFLLSDAIATTSSTAILFAKTQLHMEPWALGMINVISTASGILGAFSWSFISRKFRLKAHQTILACIALFELIPLYGLMGYLPFVQAWGVGGLQQPWEMYPLAAIYGFVLGGLSGYCRSLYGELIPPGSEAAFYALYAITDKGSSVFGPAIVGAIIDASGEIRPAFWFLAAIVGTPALFIWFINVERGRTEGEALAEIIEGFKMNGQNGLNGNGADGLADDRRGSDASRAILGRYDDEDEE